Part of the Rhinoderma darwinii isolate aRhiDar2 chromosome 2, aRhiDar2.hap1, whole genome shotgun sequence genome, tagagccatcaacgctgcttctgctgtagtacaccggttaggatcatcaaatacttggctcatggctgctaggaaggtgtccaagtcatcaagccgagcatcgttggtttcaataagagggcttgcccaggctacagccttatgtgtcagaagcataataatacacagcacctttgaattatcagtagggaattgagcaggatgtgcaccaaaatataacttgcattggtttataaatccacggtatttatcacgatccccaccaaacctgaatggtggaagcggcagggtagatgaagaggctggggtcacaactcgattctgaagttcccggatcagctctgcttgctgagccaccatgccttgtaaaccctgtgtagtttgtccataaacttgaacatcatgggttgtttgattttcaaacgccaaatatttagtctttaaagtttgcatgtcagcaaagatgttaataagcaaacagttcatattgttcacacgaacctccaaacttgcttctctggcggattccatggaaatggcttgagtatcctgttacgatactggcgaacactgctggaatcctatggtcagaagtagcgagcggagcacagtgcagaacccggtgagacgtccccaggaacagtgcttggagggtggaacacgagtagtagtaaatagcaaggaagtaggaacagtctggcaaagacagttctcaggagcaggagactggaacaagtcacaatactcaagcactgtttggtattccatgtggtctgaagtaggcccaaacaggaaacaaggtggttccacacgatgcaacatttgccatcttggttaagggcaggtttaagggcaaaacagcagcctccagtggtaaggagtaaaagtgcagcacaattcttcaaagtgtaaaacagcggccactagtggtaattttgcagtacaacaacagaatcctgacactttgcatatatttttcactttgcactttatttgaAGTGTAGATTTTGCATAATGTAAACTTTGTTATTATCCTGtatatgaactttgtaaattattTATGTATTATTCACCCATTTTTATTTTGAGGCATGATCATGTTTTACATTCATTAGCCCCTTGATCCCTTATTGTGGGAGGGTTTTGCTACGTTATAaggtcccacgtagcataaacgctgcggaatttccacaacagaattctgtgtgaaaattccactgcatttacagtagcagcaaagtaaaagagatttagaaaatctcatgcccatctaTGTGATCTAACAGAAGATCCAGAGAAGACGCTTTGAGAAACCAGTCGTGTAGGTAAGGTACCAAGTAAATTCCGTTTATCCTGAGAAAGGTTATCTGCACTATCACAACCTTGGTGAATACTCTCAGAGAAGAAGAAAGGCCGAATGAAAGGCACGTATTTTGGAGACGTCACACTGAGTTGTTCCAACAAACTGCGACTCTTAGAAATCTTCTGTGGGTCTGAAGAACTAGAACATGCAATTAAGCGTCTTTCAGATTGAGGGTCGCCATCCAATCGCCTTCCTGTAGAATGGGAAGGAAAGATCTTATTTATTCCACTTTGAATCTCATTTTCTTGAAGAATAAGTTGAGTAATGTCAAATCGATGACAAGCCTCCACCCTTGATCTTGCTTTGGAACAGAAAAAACCCTTGAGTAAATTCCTGAGTCCCTTTGATGAAATGTGACACCTTTAGTGCACTGTTCTTATGAATTCTTGTAAAAGCTAAGGAATTATAGGTTTGTTTACTGTatttaaaagaaaattaatttgGAGGAAACAACTTAAATTCCAGGGAGTATCCTCTCTTGATGGTAGAAAGTACCCAAGCATCGGTAGTAATGTTGAACCAGCTTGTTCTGAATCTTGAAAGACTTGCCCCTACCCATAACAGACAACCTCCTTGGAGCCTGGGAAAGGCTGCTTTTTGAAAGAGAAAGAAGAATAGGAGTTTCTGAGCTGATTGAATCTTCTCCGATTATCTGAACATCTGAATTCTATTTGATTTCTTGGTGACCTACTTTCTTGGTAATGAAAACTTCTGAACTTTTTCTTTGGTGGTTGAGGAAAAATGTACCCTTGTCATCACTGAGAGCCGTCAGGATTTTCTCCAATTGTGGACCAAATAGGGTACTGGGAAAAAATGGtaatcaaaaataatttttagatgGTATGTCCCCTGACCATCCCTTCATCTAAAGGGCCCATCTGATAGATATGGAGAAGTCCATGTTGTTAGAACTAAGGCAAACGCTTTTTCATCGACTGATTGCATCTTTTATCCAGCCAAATCCAAATCCAACCCCCAAATTAGAAGCAATTTCTTCTTTAGAAGGGGATTCAATAAAAGAATTAGAATGCGTAGGAAGTGCTAGAGCATATTTAACATTTGCCCTTTTGCATTTAGATGATTTCGTACGCACTCATTTAACTTCCTGAAATGCCTCCATGAGCTGAGATTTAAACGAGCTGAAGAACTGCTCTCCCTGATTGGAGAAGAATGAAGAAGTGACCTGGACGCGTCTATAGGATGAGAAGTGTCAACAACACTAGGTATGGGAACGCATCACTCCAAAGCTCTACGCCTCACCGGTCACACCATGAACACAGGAATACCACCCACAGCAGAGGTGGAAGTAGTGTACACACTAGGAAACCTCCTGGGCTTCCACTCACGCGGCCACTCCAAAACAGAACATGTTGTCTAGCTGGGACAGAAGAACAGACTTTTTAATTTATTGAGATTGATTCTTCAGTCCTAGCAAGTGGAATATCAACCCTTCATGTTCTGTCTGAGGACGATAGGGAAATACAGATACTAGGTGTTTCGTAGGAATgaagaaacattttttaaaaatgcaagcattaaggcctcatgcacacaaacgtattttttttcctcccgtaaatactggcataaatacgggtcccttgtcacacgtattcgacccgtattccaccagtatttacggacccgtgcctataaatacgggtccggtgtcaccagtattccacccgtatttacggacccattttctctgcactaatcggcagccccttctctctatcagtgctggaaagagagaaggggcagccctttcgggcagagtttccgcagcgattgaaagtaaaaaaagttcatatgtaccgttgtcttggtgacgcgtcccctttttgacctccagtccgacctccctggatgacgcggcagtccatgtgaccgctgccgcctgtgattggctgcagcgctcacatgggatgaaacgtcatcccgggaggccggactggaggaagaagcagggagttctgggtaagttaacttttaatactattaactccagcggtagtcactgtcccgggtgctgaaagagttactgtcgatcagttaactctttcagcaccctggacagtgactatcccctgacgtcgccaagcaacactcccgtaattacgggtgcacacacgtagccacccgtaattacaggagccccatagacttctatgggcctgcccgtgccgtaattacggcctgaaataggacatgttccatatttttcaacggcccgggcaccttcctgtaagaaaacgggaaggtacccgtggccaatagaagtctatgggcccgtaattacggcatttttacattcgtgtgcatggggccttacacctaGAAAAATCCAGGCCTTCTTTTCTTAAcagtgcagtttttggtgcatttttattAACTAGGAGGGAATGCTACAGACTAGGTTCACACAGTGCATTTTTTATGTGCCTTAACCAAAACAAAAAGTGGATGCAAAAAAAgaacagtttaagggtatgtttacacagtcATGATTTGTAAAAGGCAAATCTGCAAtggatttttttaaaaagccatAGCACTAATCGGCAGCTGTAACTCATTTTGTCGCAGATCGGCATGCGCATCCGGATTAGTACCACTATGGTTCAATTATGCTAATTTGCTAATTAGCTCCTCAGCACAAAATCTGCTCCAAgaaaacatgctgcagattatagACTATGTGGCGCGATTATTAGTCGATTACAGATATTTTCCAGAGCATGTGAATGGGGCATAAAATGCCTTATACACATACATTGCCGGCGTAATGCTGGAGTTTTCTGTCCAGATTTAGGTGTGAAAAGCAGTATCCacaatgtgtgaacaaggcttcaGTCTTTCATTTATACATTTACTCACTTTAGCACTCACTCTTGGCTAATAAAACTCACATCAGAAACTGCTCTTTGTGAACCtggccaaagagaggaaaggaatTGGCTAGGAAGGAATTGCtttcttaggcctagttcacactgtggTTTTTGTCAGACagaaaaaatttgcctcaaaattcgttTTGCCTTTGGGAACTAAAGTCATGTATCTTTCTACCGATTCCTATGTGTTCATATGTTTTGTTTCTTACAAGTCGCTAATCCTGCCTCTGTTTAGTCTTCAAGTATAAAGTAACAATAGATGACGGAGTAACCATGTTGTAGTTTCCTCTAGAAACCCATTACGGCACTTATCAGATAAAGGCATCAAGTGTTTCCTCCTTATGCTTTAGTAAGAGCACAAAAAGTCGAGGTCAAATACATCACACTAAAGATATAGTCTACATTTGAATACACATACATATGTTCACAGATGAATTGCAACTTACTGCTATTggaagtcatttaaaaaaaatcctatcattcCATAATTATCATATGACAAATAACACACAAACAGCAAAGCATTATGCccaaaattatttattaattaggACAATGAAAAACTATAGAGACACAATGGTTTAAGCTGATTTCCCTTTTTTcctttgcatacttttttttatggagaGGGTGTGTAGGGGTCATAGACTTTAATATAGCCCATACACCTCCCTGCTAAGCtatccccaaaaaaaagtgatggGGGTGGTCTCACTACCCAAACCCTCACCAATCAAACTGTGAACTTCAGAAAAACTGTTATTATCAGTGATGCCTACACAAGAATTCAGCCATAAAATTAAAACCACtgccaggtgaagtgaataacattgattatattGTTACAATGGCGTCTGTCAAGGGGTGAGATATATTAGACAGCAAGTGAACAGCTCATGAAGTTGATGTGATGGAAGTAGGAAAAATGGACAAGCATAAAGATTTCAgctactttgacaagggccagatTGTGATGGtgagatgactgggtcagagcatctccaaaacggcaggacttgtggggtgtttccgaTATTTAGGGGTTAGTACctatcaaaagtggtccaagaaaggaCAACATGTGAACCGCCTGCAGGGTCATGGCCTAATGCTCACTGATGTGCGTAGGGAGTCAAGGCTAGCCCACCTAGTACAattccacagaagagctactgcagcataaattgctgaaaaagttaatgctggctatgatagaaaggtgtcaaaaCACACTGTGCATCTCAAATTGTTGCGTTTGGGACTGTCATGCAAGatatctaaggggggattcagacgagcgcgatttgcgcgcgtgcaggccgcgtattttctgcgcatcacgcacagcactatagaagtcaatgaggcagttcaaacggtgcgtgattcttgcgcagcgtttgttcgctgcgtactatacgcgacaggttcaaaaactctgcgtatttcacgcatcacgcacccattgaagtcaatgggtgcgtgaaaatcacgcatgtcatacgctggcagcagctgcgaacgcgcgtttttcacgcaggacacgttgtctcaatgcaaatgagtttgaactaactagctgaaaccagcagaaaagcaggaagttggTTAGACAGCAGGTTTTGCAAAAGAGGCCACACCGTTTGCAAAAGCACCACAAGCACTTTGCAGGCATGCCTCGGCAGATGGATGTTGGGAAGCTCATTCGGTTAGTTCAGGAGCGGccggaggtctggaacacccatgcggagtcgtaccatgaccgcacattgaaggaggcagcatgggagcagatagcagaggcgctatttgagcaggagtgggccgacagccgcacccgtgaccggctacaaattggtgagtggatatctgtgtgtcgccattgatgtgtataatgacatccatattggatattgcgtccctgctgaataattgcctgtcattgccaacgtttcggttcagtgcCATCTTTATATATAGTATCATCAACTTAGGCTTGTTCTTGTGTAGACGTGTGTTTAATAACACCAGTTTATacatgcactgtctgtgtgcgcacTCACATCTGCTGAGTTTAATCAATGATGTGTTCTTATTCatcatacagtggacgatgtaaagagacggtggcgcagCTCGAGGGACCAGTTCCGTCGAGAACATGGATCCGGCGCCCGTAGCGGAGATGGTGGTCCCCAAAAACGGCGCTACATGTACTACGAccagctgttgttcctgcgggaaataatggacatgcgaccgtaagtactcgttgttgtccctttGTGGCCACGTCACCCTCCAAACATGTTACATACCCCAAAACGCCTTGGTGTTTGCACATGACATTTGTTTCCTCAACTGACGTGTCCCCTATATTatagaactagcgacactctggatgcttcagaagaggaggcacggcccCAGTGTAGCCAGGCGTCCGAAGCCGCTGCTCCCCTGGTCGCCCTCACCCCGGAGGCCACTAGAGAGGATCCTGgtccagtcgcctcagcgcctgaagcagGACAACCGGACCAAGTAGCACCTAGACaagcagcaccccgccgcagacgtCCTGGTAACCCAcccgcagctgcacaggttgacgcccgtgttctggagtacctgcgCCGTGCAGCCGATGAGGACCAGCACGATTTTTTTTGCCGGAGCATggcacctttgatgcggcgggtacCAGAGGATAGGTTGGTGCGGCTGCAAATAAATATGCTGTCTTTAATCGACTGTGCGACACCCCCGCTAAGTCCAGGCCGGTGCTTTACTTCTCTGGAGCACTGGCGTAGTGTATATATGCCCTCAGCGCGTGCCCATGTGCCAAggccctcccaacctgcccccgtcttctcgcagatggcgcaataccctcctgccccaagatacctctcccctgccCCAATGCCTGGGCCAGTCCATCACTTTCCTCAATACTCCATACCTGGGCCAAGTTTACAGGCTCACATGCAGCCTCAGGGTTACCACCCGCAGTATCAACCCCAATATGCTGTGCAGGAACAGGCTCCTCAGGGCCGGGTACAGCAGAGTGGTGCGGAACGGTCGGGTTACAGCTCGCCGACCCATGCCTATCAGAATCTTTAGGGGCTCTTTTTTTCTACCGACACATGTTAGAAATCGATGACATGCTAGGAATTTGTTGtatatgcatcatgttggtgcaccTTTTTGTTCGGGTATGTTTTCCCGCCTCTGTATTTATTTGGCTGATATGGCGAGTATGTGCCACAAACATGACTACTACTAAAGTTCGATATTTTGAAGTTctgtgtggacaatccttttgtTACCTTGCACACCTTTTCTACTGCCTCTACCGCTAGGAGGTGCTGTTGCCTTAGAGGTTGTGACGGTATTAGATTTCTCCACCACATCTTTGAGGTCTTCGTTGttcggaaggggtttggaataccaggaactcagCTGTAATTAGTATAGTTAGTGTTTGGCCAGAACTAACTTTACTCCCCCCGAAACGCTCACAtacatatagggcaggaaatacATAGTTTCCACAAGAGGATGTGATGTCCATGCATTCCTGCCGtctaaaaagggtattccaagcgcctaccgagctttaagctcgcaacccacgtcaaggggcctcaagttttgcgagtccctaaccctcccccacacccccccccaccaaaaaaggccttgagggataaacagacgttctcTCAAATAAGATTAACTTCACCACAACTCAAATGGCAGCGTTCTGGCAGGTCACTTCTCAAGCCTGCCTGGCAAAATACTCGGCAAATTGGTGGCGCACTCGCTGCCCACATGTCGGTGGCCGGCCAGGCCGAGCAGCCTGGCtcaggctggtggtgggtgcagatgttCCCATATATTCCacatcatgagcggcatcattgatgcgggtaaagttgtgcagcacaacacaggctttgatcacgcatgtgacatttgacggcgacaattgcattgatgtcatcaggaccctccacttgctggtcatgatgccaaaggcacattccacgactttccgtgctctgcatagtcgctgattgaaaatgcgcctacggttatccatgcccctccgcgcaaatggccgcattacgtgtttgctgagggcaaaaccttcatctgcaaccataacataaggaaggggtggcccgctggtgccagggaggatgctaggctcggggACATCAAGTTGGTTGGACATTAGACGCTGTGCCATTCTAGATGAGCGAAAAATGCGTGCATCCGCCGAGctgccataggacccgatgtccacgatggtaaagcagaaattacagtccgacaacgcaagcaaaactattgaaaaatactgcttgtaattgaagtagcgagagccagagtggggcggtttctgcacacggatgtgcttcccatcgagtgcaccaatacagttaggaaattgggtgtcgcgttcaaactgctgcgctatgcgaagccagtgttgggccgtaggctgagggatcacgctgctcttcaatctctgccacaggaccacacaggttgctgggacaatgccgcaaatagtggagactccaattaggaattcaaaatgaagggcaTGGTAGCTAATGCCGGTCGCCAAAAAACTACAGAAATTCATACAAGCAAAGCACAAAGAAAACATGTTAGTTTAGGACATTAAGGACATTAAAAAAGGTGTAACCTGGCTCACAAAACTGCACATACCGTAACGTCAGAAGGagacgctcctcgggggaaatacagcgtcgcatgtttgtgttctgataggttattccaggccgaaccagctccagcagcatatcaaaggcatgcacagacaggcggcaaaaggcccgaaatttctcagggtgacgacggaggtcagcaaagaggatatgaaaatgccctttagaggtgcgttgggccactattgggtgaacccacatcctacctgatctccgccggtgtggccgtaGAGGGCTACCTCGTTGCCCAAACCTACGGGATATCATCCATGCTAATAGcacacgggccagagagctaggtggcatcaatgcagtctGGCAGACAAACTTCACTAAAATACTGGTAGAAACAGTGGGTTGCATccaaagcacacaaatgaatTAACACAGGTGCACAGATGAAGCAGGGGTATTGCATTAATGGCCCTTTTGAAGCCTGGCGTAAACAGAACAGCTGAGTGCGTTTTTTCCACGcgcgggaaaaacgcatgtcttacgcgcgtattACACGCATACATCGTTCAAAAACGCATTGGCCACGCTGCTGacacgctcgcaaaacgctgcgttgtttgcgcgcgcaaaaacgcaacgttcgtgtgaatctcccctaatacTGCTGCTGGTGGGTTCAGAGAAGTGTATGCTTTTTTGATTATATTACTTTTTCTGtatctttttttactatttacgggttttattttcattttttactatGAGGGCACGAGTTAGCACAAAACACTTCAATTGTGTGTTGTCTGCTGTACCCATGTACATTCCACTAAAAAGAGTGATATAATGGTAATGGCTTATTAGCTCACTGTTATCAGAGATCTGTATACATGAACATGCAGGGAAGACATAGATAAGCGTCTTCTCTGTATGCCTCCAAGTTCCCTCTGCCCAGGGATTCATGTCACAGGATTTCGTAGCAACCGCCTAAATGCAAAAGCATCGGCTTCTGCATTTGGTGACACATTTTTCAATATGACTGCTGTCTTAATGGTTTTTAATGATATTAAACTGATATTTCAGTTTCCTGTCACAGTTCAGGCTGTCAGTGTGACAGCCCAATTCTGCTAATGGTACCACATCAAGGACTGTGCCATTAGCATGATAATTTACATGGGGTGTGAAAGAGTTAATGCAAGTTCACAAAATTTCTCATCCTCAGGCTTAGATTTAAAGGAATACACTTTATTTAAAGGGGATTGTTCATCAGAAAATttcatattatttaaatcagatttt contains:
- the LOC142741108 gene encoding uncharacterized protein LOC142741108 translates to MPRQMDVGKLIRLVQERPEVWNTHAESYHDRTLKEAAWEQIAEALFEQEWADSRTRDRLQIVDDVKRRWRSSRDQFRREHGSGARSGDGGPQKRRYMYYDQLLFLREIMDMRPTSDTLDASEEEARPQCSQASEAAAPLVALTPEATREDPGPVASAPEAGQPDQVAPRQAAPRRRRPGNPPAAAQVDARVLEYLRRAADEDQHDFFCRSMAPLMRRVPEDRLVRLQINMLSLIDCATPPLSPGRCFTSLEHWRSVYMPSARAHVPRPSQPAPVFSQMAQYPPAPRYLSPAPMPGPVHHFPQYSIPGPSLQAHMQPQGYHPQYQPQYAVQEQAPQGRVQQSGAERSGYSSPTHAYQNL